AGTTACAGTGTTTTTTGCGCTAGGCGCAGTTGTGTTCACATACCTTTTCGTAAAAAAGCTTTTCAAAAGGGAAGACATTGCGCTTTTATCGGCATTTTTTACATCTATATCGCCTTTGCTTGTTTTCTTCGGCAGGAATATTCAATTTGATGCTCCGGCATTGTTTTTCATGACAGCTGCAATTTATTTCTTCCTTGTCTGGAAAGAAAAGCAAACAATGAAAAACATTGTTGTCTTTATGGTCTTTTTTACCCTTACAGGGCTTACAAAATATCCCTTTTTGATCATTGCAATTCCTCTGCTTTCAATATTTCCTTTTGAAACAATTAAAAGCAAGAAATACTGGAAGCAGTTTGGCATAGGCGCTTTGATATTCATTGCATTCATATTGTGGTTCCTGCTCCCGAATCTTGCAAAGGCGCAGACATCTTCTTCAGGTGTTGGAGATGAGATGATCGGCAGGGTTTTGGAAGAGCCTTTCAAGATGTTTACAAGTGAATGGTGGGGAACTGTTTTCATGTTTGCTTCAAAGGATAATTTTACGAAAATAGGAGTCATAATCTCAATTATTGGGCTGTGCATTTCGCTTTGGCATATCAGAAAGCAGCAGCACAGGTTTCTTGTCGCGTGGGCAGTTTCATTTCTGGTTTATGGATTGCTGCTGATAAATTTCATGACGGGCCACAACTATTACCAGATGCCCTTTGTCCCTTTAGTTGCAATTTTAATATCATCAGCGCTGCTTTTTATTGCATCAATTATTCCGCAGATAAAAACAAAGCAGCCGTATCTTAAGAACAGCCTCAGATGGATTGCAATAATCTTGTTTTTCATTATTTTTATGTGGCCAGCTGCAAAGCAAAGCATAGCAGGCCAATTTAATACGCAGTTTTCTGGATTAGATGTTGCTGGCAATTACATAAACTCGCACAGTTCGCCTGATGAAATGATGTTTGACTCAGGCCATCAGGATACCGGAGTTGTGTGGCATGCTGACAGAAAAGCAACAGTCATATCTAATTTGTCAGAATTAAAGCAGTTTGAGGAAAAGAAAAATTTAAAGTGGATCTTTATTTACCAATGGGGCTTTTCAAACATATTCCAGAAATCAGAATTCAGGAATTACATAAACTCCAATTACTCTTTAAAACAGGTTGCATTCCAGCAGACGCAGCAGGGCGCTGTTCCGATATACTTCTTATTTAAAAAAGGCGGAACATTTGATGAAACAACGCTGAATGAGATGCTGCAGGGCAGACAGGCGCAGTCAAGAATATATGAATATCTGTCTTTCGGGTTCATTAAGATGAACAGCGCTCCGTATGAAATAAAGTATATTAATTTGGAATAAAAATGCAAAAAATCAAAATCCTGATGCTTGCCCAGAACTTCATCCGCTTCAGGGAAGATATAATGTCGCCCTTTCTTTTTAACTGGGTTTCTGAGATCAACAAGAACAGGGATTTTGAAGTCATTGTCCTTGCTCCGCATGAGAAAGGATTAAAGGAACATGAAGTGATTGGCGGCATAAAGATCTACCGCTTCAGATACGCTTCTGATAAGTATGAGAGGATAGCATATAAGAATAATATGCATGAATTGGTTATAAAAAGCACATTAAACAAGCTTATTTTCATAAAATTAATAAGAAATTTTTATAAAAAGATTGTTGAGGTCGTGAAAAAGGAGAAGATTGATCTGATTCACGCAAACTGGTGGGTGCCGTGCGGCATTGCCGCTTACCTCGCTTCTAAAAAAACCAAAGTTCCTTACATCGTTACAACGCACGGCACAGATGTCTTCATTCTCAGGAAATTCAAATTCTTCAGTTTTTTCGCAAAGAAGATTTTTGAAAATGCCGCCAGGATAAATGCAGTTTCAAACTATGTTGCAAGGATCGTCACGGATTTATTAAAAATCAGTAAAAATAAAATTTCTGTTTTTCCAATGCCTTTCGACAGGAATAAATTTTACCCAATGAGAAAGAGCAGAAATAAAACAAAAACCATATTTACAATAGGGAAGCTTGTGAAAAGGAAGGGTGTTAATTACTTAATTGATGCGTGCAATATTTTAAACGATAAAAAAATTGATTTTAAGCTGATTGTTGTCGGAAAAGGCCCTGAAGAAGAAAGCTTGAAAGAGCAGATTAAAAAATTGAACCTTGAAAAAAATATAACAATCATTCCTTCTGTTCCGCATAAGGAGCTCATTAAATATTACAATGATGCAGACGTCTTTGTCTTGGCATCAGTTACAGACTGGAAAGGCGAAACAGAGGCGTTTGGCGTTGTTTTTGCAGAAGCCCTTGCGTGCAAAACACCGGTTATCGGGACAAGGACCGGCGGAATCCCTGATGTTGTTATAGACGGCAAAACCGGGCTTCTTATTGATGAAAAAAATCCAAAGCAGCTTGCTGGTGCCTTAGTCAGGATTTTAAATAATAAGGCATTGGCAAAAAAGCTTGCAGAGCAAGGATATAAATACGTGCATGATAATTTTACTGCAGAAAAGATAGCTGAAAAGACAATAAAAATGTATGAAGAGATTTTAGTAAAATGAAAAACAATAAAATAAAACTTATATTCTTTGATATGGAAGGCGTTATAACAGAAACAGGCATAGTGGAAAAAGGCAAAAACACTGCGGCATCGGCATGGACTCTTATTTCAAGGCATCTTGGAAGAAAAGCCGGAGAAGAAGAGCAGGCGACAAAAGATAAATGGAATAGAAGCGGCTATAAAAATTACATTGAATGGATGGAAGATACAATACGAATACATAAAAAATATGGCCTGACAATGAGATATTTCTACAAGGTTTTGCGCAGCATCCCTTATATGAAAGGCGCCAAACAAACTTTTTCAGTTCTGCATAAAAAAGGCTATAAAACTGCGCTGATAACAGGCGGATTTAAAAATCAGGCAAATAAAATTCAGCGTGAATTAAAGATAGATCATGTTTTTGCAGCATGCGAGTATTTTTTTGATGATAAAACCCGCAAATTAACTGCGTGGAACTTATTGCCCGCTGATTACGTTGGAAAAGTTGATTTCATGAGGCTTTTGATGCGCGAATACGGATTGGCAAAAGAGGAATGCGCATTTGTCGGCGATGGCGTGAATGACATTCCTCTTGCAAAAGAAGCCGGGCTTTCAATAGCCTTTAATGCCAGGCCAGAACTGCAAAAAGTTTGCACTCATTCCATCAATCAAGGAACCAAGGATTTAAGGGGCATTTTGGATTATTTATGAAAAAACAAAATAAAAAAATAAAAATTGAGAAAATAATCGGTATTGCAGTATCTGTAATCATTTTATATTTTTTAATAAAAACCCTCTATAATAATTCGAATCAGTTACTGGCTTATAGAATTTACTTTAATTATTTTTATCTGATTTTATCTTTCATATTTTTATTTTTTTACCTTTTTCTCTTAGTTTATGGCTGGAAAAAAATACTGGAGTTATTGAGGGTTAAATTAAGCTACAAGTCGAGCTTAAGAATATGGTTTTTATCGCAATTAGGAAGATATGCGCCCGGAAGGATATGGTATCTGCTTGGAAGGATCTATCTTTGTGAAAAGAAAAAAATTTCAAAATACACAACTTTTGTAAGCCTTGTTTTGGAGCTGGCAATGCATGTTTTATCGGCATTGTTCACAGCATTGATTTTTATACCGGTGATGATCAAGGACAATGGGCTGATAAAATTCCTTCCTGTGTTTTTGATAATCCCGATTGGATTGGTTTTGTTATATCCGAGGGTTTTTAATCTCATTATAAATTTGGGGCTGAAAATATTCAGAAAGAATCCTGTGGAATTCAGGATAAAGTATTCCTCATTGCTGCTGTTGCTTGTTTTTTACATTTTTTTATGGATCATAAACGGAGTTGGCTTTTATTTCCTGATTAATTCAATATATGCCTCTCCATTGAGCCTTATACTGCCCTTGACAGGTGCATTCGCAGTATCATGGATAATCGGCTTCCTGAGCTTGATAACCCCAAGCGGCCTTGGAATCAGGGAAGGCATACTGACTTTTCTGCTTGGCTTTTATTTTCCATTGCCGATTGCAATCCTTATCGCATTAATTTCCAGGCTGTGGATAATTGCCGGAGAATTAGGGGGAGCCTTGATATCTTTCAGATTCAAATAATTCTATTCTTATTGGCCTCTTATCACTCTGACAAGCAGCACAGCGAATATAACAAACAAGATAAAAACAACAATATTGATTGCTATGACAACAAGCCAGAACCTGACTTTTGTCTGCTTTAGTTTTTTCCTGACAGCATCCAAGATTCTCAGAAACAGCTGCATTTTAGCCGGATATCCTCGCCTTTATCCTTTTCAGCCTGAAAATATTTTCGCGCTCCATCTCTTCCAGCCTTAATGTTATGAAGCTTTTTATCTTTTCCATTCTGGGTATGACCTCGAATTCAAGCGCATTCACCCTTCTCTTTGTCTTTTCTATTTCCTTCAGCAGCCTTCTCATCGTAGTTTCAACTTCTGCAGCCCTTATTATCTTTTCTGTGACCTTTTCATAGGCATCTGCAGCCTCATCTATTGAGGCAGAATTGTAAACTCCATAGCCGCGCTCCATCATCTTTCTTTTCAGTTCGCCGGATTTAATAGTTGGCACCAGCACACCCATAATGTTTTTAGTCCCGAATTCTATATCGGGCTTGTTTGCAATAGCCATTGCAATGGACTTTATTTTCAAGTCTGATTCCAGCAGCCTGGCGATATTCATTTTATACAGTGCCTTCCTGTACTCATCAACAATATCTGACCTTAGGTTTTTGACCTTGCCAAGCACTTCAAAAAACTCAAGAATAAGGCCGTCTCTTTTTTTCTTCAGAAGATTGTACCCTGATTTTGCCAGGATAATGCTTTTCTTGAATTTGATAAGCTCAGATCTTGTTGGTTTTATTTCAATTGCCATTTTATCATATTAGGTTTTTACAATTATTCTTGCGTCATGCATTTTCTTCGGCATCTTTTGCTTTGTGGTATTTCTTCCTTATCTCGGGGCTTATCCTTGTCAGTTCCTGCTCCGGGATATTCCCCATTAAATCCCATCCAATATCAAGTGTCTGCTGAATGCTTCTGTCTTCTGACTTCTTTTGAGCAACAAACCTTTTTTCAAATTCTTCTGCAAACTTAAGCATTCTTTTGTCCCTTGCTGAAAGCGCTTCTTCACCCACAATCGCAACCAATCCGCGCAGATCACGTCCTGTTGCATAGTTCGCGTATAATTGGTCTGAAACCTGCTTGTGATCCTCTCTTGTTCTTTCTTTTCCTATGCCTAAGTTCATCAGCCTTGACAGGGAAGGAAGAATATCGATAGGAGGGTACACTCCTTTTCTGTGCAGGTCTCTGTTAAGAACTATCTGCCCTTCAGTTATATACCCTGTTAAATCAGGTATTGGGTGCGTGATATCGTCGCCGATCATAGTCAATATCGGAATCTGGGTTATCGATCCTTTTTTGCCTTTTATCATGCCCGCTCTTTCGTAAATTGTAGCCAAGTCAGTATACATATATCCGGGGTATCCTCTTCTTCCCGGGATTTCCTCTCTTGCGGCTCCGATTTCCCTTAGCGATTCGCAATATGATGTCATATCAGTCAGTATAACGAGAACATGCATATCCTGCTCAAACGCGAAATACTCCGCAGCAGTCAGCGCCATTCTCGGTGTTATCAGCCTTTCAACAGCAGGGTCATCAGCAAGGTTCAGGAAAACAACTGCCCTCTGCAGTGCTCCTGTCTGCTCAAAATCCCTGATAAAATATTGCGCTTCCTCGTTTGTAATGCCCATTGCTGCAAAAATAATTGCAAAGCTTTCCTTCTGGCCGACAACCTTTGCCTGCCTTGCAATCTGCAAGGCAATATCATTATGAGGCAGCCCGGCAGCAGAAAATAATGGCAGCTTTTGCCCCCTGACCAATGTATTTGTGCCGTCAATAGTTGAAATTCCGCTCTGGATAAAATCCTGCGGAGGGCCGCGGGAATAAGGATTAATAGCTGCCCCTATTATTTCCATTCTTTTTTCAGGGATAATATCCGGGCCGTTGTCAATCGGCTTGCCTGCTCCTGAAAATATTCTGCCAAGCATGTCTTTTGAAACAGGCAGCTTTATTGTCTCGCCTAAAAACCTGACTCTCGCTCCTTTGCTGATGCCTGATGTTCCTTCAAATATCTGCACCACAACAACATCATCTGATGTATCCAGCACCTGCCCGTTTTTTGCTTCTCCGCTTTCCAGCTGAATCTTGACAAGCTCTCCGTAGCCTATTGGCTCGGTTTTTTCAACAAAAACAAGCGGCCCAGCAATCCTGGTTATTGTTTTATATTCTTTCATTTTGAACTCCATGCCTTTTGTTATGATTGCTCATTTTGCATCACTCATTTTAACGAACTGAATTCCTGCTCCATGTTTCTCTGGATTTCAGCTAAAAGCTTTTCGTATTGCTTTTCAAACTTTACATCAGCTATTTTGTATTTTGATTTGACATCTTCAAGTTTTTGGATTCTTATTCCTTTTTCCAGTGCATCATTTGCCAGCTTTGCATAATGCAGTATCAGCTTAAGCAGCAGATAGCTTTTTTTCAGCTCGCAGTAAGTGTCAACATCATGGAATGCATTTTGCTGCAAAAACGATTCCCTTATAATTCGCGCAACTTCTAATGTAATCTGCTGCCTTTCCGGCAGCGCATCTGATCCAACTAACTGCACGATCTCAAGCAGCTTTTCCTCTTCTGTCAAAATGCTCATTGTCTGCTTTATCAGCTCTCTCCAGTCTGATGCAACATTCTCAGCATACCATTTTTCAAGTCCATCCATGTAAAGCGAATATGAAGTGAGCCAGTTTATTGACGGGAAATGCCTTCTCTGCGCAAGCTTTGAATCCAATGCCCAAAATGTTTTTGTTTAAGGTGTTTTGGGTTACAGGCTCTGAAAAATCCCCTCCTGGCGGCGATACAGCGCCGATAATAGATACTGAGCCTTCTTTTTCTATGCCCATAGGAATTACCCTGCCTGCCCTTTCATAAAATTGGGATAATCTTGTTGCAAGATAAGCAGGGTAGCCCTCTTCGCCCGGCATCTCCTCTAATCTGGATGAGATCTCTCTCATAGCCTCTGCCCATCTTGAAGTGGAATCTGCCATCAAAGCAACGCTATACCCCATGTCGCGGTAATACTCTGCTATTGTAACACCGGTATAAACTGATGCTTCCCTTGCTGCAACAGGCATATTGGATGTATTTGCAATAAGCACAGTTCTGTTCATCAGCGGCTTGCCTGATTTTGGGTCAATAAGATCAGGGAATTCTTTTAAAACTTCAGTCATCTCATTTCCGCGTTCGCCGCAGCCGACATAAACAATTATATCTGCATTTGACCATTTTGCTAATGTTTGCTGCGCCACTGTTTTTCCCGTTCCGAATCCGCCCGGTATTGCAGCAACTCCGCCCTTTGCCAGCGGAAACAATGCATCATAGATCCTCTGGCCTGTTATCAAAGGAATTTCAGGCGGCAGTTTTTTTAGCACAGGCCTTGGAACCCTTACTGGCCAATCCTGCTTTAATTTCAATTCTTTGCCGTCATCCAGCTTTCCAATTGGCTCATCAATGGTGAATTTTCCAGAGCTTATTTCTTTTATGATTCCTTCATAGCCGTGCGGCGCCATAACAGAATGAGCTACGCCTTTTTCTTCAACAACGCCGATTATCTGGCCTGATTTTATTTTATCGCCCGGCTTTGCCTTTGCCTTGAAATCCCATTTTTTATCATGATCCAGCCCGGAAGCTTCCACGCCTCTTTTTATATAGTCGCCCATTTCTTTTATGAGCACAGGCAATGGCCTCTGTATTCCGTCATAAATGCTGCCAAGCAATCCCGGACCCAGCTCTACGCTCAGCGGCTTGCCTGTATTTACAACAGGCTCGCCTGGCTTTAATCCGGAAGTGTCCTCGTAAACCTGTATTGTTGTTTTATCCTTATCTATCTGGATTACTTCTCCCATCAGTTTTTCATTTCCAACCCTGACTAAGTCATACATTTTTGCAGCCAATCCCCTGGCAACAACAACAGGGCCGGCAAT
The sequence above is drawn from the Candidatus Woesearchaeota archaeon genome and encodes:
- a CDS encoding glycosyltransferase family 39 protein; this encodes MVGEETELKINLNILKKNYNWIILALILILGFYLRSYHLDYPVIGYHNTKEVHTLAEARSFYKGGDYLYLRGDYTIPLVDPPKYSHVDNFPLYEWIFVIGWKIFGMQLWVARLVTVFFALGAVVFTYLFVKKLFKREDIALLSAFFTSISPLLVFFGRNIQFDAPALFFMTAAIYFFLVWKEKQTMKNIVVFMVFFTLTGLTKYPFLIIAIPLLSIFPFETIKSKKYWKQFGIGALIFIAFILWFLLPNLAKAQTSSSGVGDEMIGRVLEEPFKMFTSEWWGTVFMFASKDNFTKIGVIISIIGLCISLWHIRKQQHRFLVAWAVSFLVYGLLLINFMTGHNYYQMPFVPLVAILISSALLFIASIIPQIKTKQPYLKNSLRWIAIILFFIIFMWPAAKQSIAGQFNTQFSGLDVAGNYINSHSSPDEMMFDSGHQDTGVVWHADRKATVISNLSELKQFEEKKNLKWIFIYQWGFSNIFQKSEFRNYINSNYSLKQVAFQQTQQGAVPIYFLFKKGGTFDETTLNEMLQGRQAQSRIYEYLSFGFIKMNSAPYEIKYINLE
- a CDS encoding HAD family phosphatase, encoding MKNNKIKLIFFDMEGVITETGIVEKGKNTAASAWTLISRHLGRKAGEEEQATKDKWNRSGYKNYIEWMEDTIRIHKKYGLTMRYFYKVLRSIPYMKGAKQTFSVLHKKGYKTALITGGFKNQANKIQRELKIDHVFAACEYFFDDKTRKLTAWNLLPADYVGKVDFMRLLMREYGLAKEECAFVGDGVNDIPLAKEAGLSIAFNARPELQKVCTHSINQGTKDLRGILDYL
- a CDS encoding V-type ATP synthase subunit B; this translates as MKEYKTITRIAGPLVFVEKTEPIGYGELVKIQLESGEAKNGQVLDTSDDVVVVQIFEGTSGISKGARVRFLGETIKLPVSKDMLGRIFSGAGKPIDNGPDIIPEKRMEIIGAAINPYSRGPPQDFIQSGISTIDGTNTLVRGQKLPLFSAAGLPHNDIALQIARQAKVVGQKESFAIIFAAMGITNEEAQYFIRDFEQTGALQRAVVFLNLADDPAVERLITPRMALTAAEYFAFEQDMHVLVILTDMTSYCESLREIGAAREEIPGRRGYPGYMYTDLATIYERAGMIKGKKGSITQIPILTMIGDDITHPIPDLTGYITEGQIVLNRDLHRKGVYPPIDILPSLSRLMNLGIGKERTREDHKQVSDQLYANYATGRDLRGLVAIVGEEALSARDKRMLKFAEEFEKRFVAQKKSEDRSIQQTLDIGWDLMGNIPEQELTRISPEIRKKYHKAKDAEENA
- a CDS encoding flippase-like domain-containing protein, with the protein product MKKQNKKIKIEKIIGIAVSVIILYFLIKTLYNNSNQLLAYRIYFNYFYLILSFIFLFFYLFLLVYGWKKILELLRVKLSYKSSLRIWFLSQLGRYAPGRIWYLLGRIYLCEKKKISKYTTFVSLVLELAMHVLSALFTALIFIPVMIKDNGLIKFLPVFLIIPIGLVLLYPRVFNLIINLGLKIFRKNPVEFRIKYSSLLLLLVFYIFLWIINGVGFYFLINSIYASPLSLILPLTGAFAVSWIIGFLSLITPSGLGIREGILTFLLGFYFPLPIAILIALISRLWIIAGELGGALISFRFK
- a CDS encoding glycosyltransferase, with protein sequence MQKIKILMLAQNFIRFREDIMSPFLFNWVSEINKNRDFEVIVLAPHEKGLKEHEVIGGIKIYRFRYASDKYERIAYKNNMHELVIKSTLNKLIFIKLIRNFYKKIVEVVKKEKIDLIHANWWVPCGIAAYLASKKTKVPYIVTTHGTDVFILRKFKFFSFFAKKIFENAARINAVSNYVARIVTDLLKISKNKISVFPMPFDRNKFYPMRKSRNKTKTIFTIGKLVKRKGVNYLIDACNILNDKKIDFKLIVVGKGPEEESLKEQIKKLNLEKNITIIPSVPHKELIKYYNDADVFVLASVTDWKGETEAFGVVFAEALACKTPVIGTRTGGIPDVVIDGKTGLLIDEKNPKQLAGALVRILNNKALAKKLAEQGYKYVHDNFTAEKIAEKTIKMYEEILVK
- a CDS encoding V-type ATP synthase subunit D — translated: MAIEIKPTRSELIKFKKSIILAKSGYNLLKKKRDGLILEFFEVLGKVKNLRSDIVDEYRKALYKMNIARLLESDLKIKSIAMAIANKPDIEFGTKNIMGVLVPTIKSGELKRKMMERGYGVYNSASIDEAADAYEKVTEKIIRAAEVETTMRRLLKEIEKTKRRVNALEFEVIPRMEKIKSFITLRLEEMERENIFRLKRIKARISG